In Hoplias malabaricus isolate fHopMal1 chromosome 6, fHopMal1.hap1, whole genome shotgun sequence, a single window of DNA contains:
- the tapbp.1 gene encoding TAP binding protein (tapasin), tandem duplicate 1, protein MCFGESPVIFYLWPRKPVLAIPQTTSGENMSNISALYKIAIVTFSLFIGASSSGCSVLECWFVQEKPGRGGGFSAAMSQEKSLIYIRTNPESEKAQHTPPSDIDPSRIYYVTDLAATFCSSALHPPEGSLNKPQCEINPLIPQASMVKWAEALTETAQSPTYLAADWFSVAAQGIDGQLTMSNVMRAPSGFTDASVILSVSSKTASIRSRIGEPVLLDCGFWIDPSSPLHGSSFSVEWRYQFRGEGRLITAYDGKSDRFAETSETDADLDIATLYASGNASLVLKDAQVRHSGTYICTIYLPHLSAQVAIELDVVEPPSLAIYPSPLPLLVPGQVVSIQCEASGFVPLSLELGWEFIGAEGKRRSLGKGSITGHRQANDGTYSQSTRLELDAANLGLGRGGEISCIAIHQGGSRRANTTLNIIGVSAPSVEDSMAMVAVALVLYGLIKVFFWTFKSTDTPGPDSDEKKNK, encoded by the exons ATGTGTTTTGGGGAAAGTCCGgtaattttttatttgtggCCCCGGAAACCCGTACTAGCGATTCCACAAACAACCAGCGGAGAAAACATGTCCAACATCTCTGCACTTTATAAGATTGCTATCGTCACATTTTCGTTGTTCATCGGTG CCTCTAGTTCAGGATGCTCTGTACTGGAGTGCTGGTTTGTGCAGGAGAAGCCAGGCCGTGGAGGAGGGTTTTCGGCAGCAATGAGCCAGGAGAAGTCCCTTATCTACATCAGAACAAACCCAGAGAGTGAGAAGGCCCAACATACACCTCCATCAGACATTGACCCATCCAGAATTTACTATGTGACTG ATCTTGCTGCCACTTTCTGCAGCTCTGCTCTCCATCCACCTGAAGGCTCTCTAAACAAACCCCAGTGTGAAATAAACCCGTTAATTCCCCAAGCATCTATGGTCAAGTGGGCAGAAGCACTCACAGAGACAGCACAAAGCCCCACATAcctggctgctgattggtttTCTGTGGCAGCACAAGGCATTGATGGACAACTAACAATGTCCAATGTGATGCGAGCTCCATCAGGTTTTACGGATGCAAGTg taatcCTCAGTGTCTCCAGTAAAACTGCGTCAATACGTTCTAGAATTGGGGAGCCAGTTCTTTTAGACTGTGGGTTCTGGATAGACCCATCCTCACCACTTCATGGTTCTAGCTTTTCTGTGGAATGGCGCTACCAGTTCCGGGGTGAAGGAAGGCTAATTACGGCCTATGATGGCAAGAGCGATCGCTTTGCTGAGACCTCAGAGACAGATGCTGATTTGGACATTGCCACACTTTATGCATCAGGAAATGCATCACTGGTATTAAAAGACGCCCAAGTGAGGCATTCTGGGACATATATCTGCACCATATATCTACCACACCTTTCGGCTCAGGTGGCAATAGAACTGGACGTAGTGG AGCCTCCATCTCTTGCCATCTACCCATCCCCTCTTCCACTGTTGGTGCCTGGTCAGGTGGTGTCAATTCAGTGTGAAGCTTCTGGTTTTGTGCCTCTTTCTCTGGAACTTGGCTGGGAGTTCATAGGAGCTGAAGGGAAAAGACGATCCCTCGGAAAAGGCAGCATAACGGGCCACAGGCAGGCAAACGATGGAACCTACAGCCAGAGCACTCGTCTCGAGCTGGACGCTGCCAACCTGGGGCTTGGCCGAGGAGGTGAAATTAGCTGCATAGCTATTCATCAAGGAGGATCTAGACGGgctaacactacactgaacaTAATTG GTGTCAGTGCTCCATCGGTTGAGGACTCTATGGCAATGGTTGCTGTAGCACTTGTGCTTTATGGTTtaattaaagtatttttttgGACCTTCAAATCTACTG ATACCCCTGGACCAGACTCTGATGAAAAG AAGAACAAGTAA
- the psmb8a gene encoding proteasome subunit beta type-8 — protein MALLDVSGYSSLSGFGRQFGLRQTQLVDRPSHYTFGAKSQEFAVPVGVDPSTFLKSCKCEDGVSIDMNHGTTTLAFMFRHGVIVAVDSRASAGSYIATKEVNKVIEINPYLLGTMSGSAADCQYWERLLAKECRLYKLRNKERISVSAASKLLSNMMLGYRGMGLSMGSMICGWDKKGPGLYYVDDDGTRLSGRMFSTGCGNSYAYGVVDSGYREDMTVEEAYELGRRGIAHATHRDAYSGGVVNLYHMREDGWIKVCKEDVSELIHRYRKGMF, from the exons ATGGCTCTTTTGGACGTAAGTGGATACTCGTCCCTTTCCGGATTCGGAAGACAGTTTGGTTTAAGGCAAACGCAGCTCGTGGACCGTCCCAGTCACTACACTTTTGGGGCCAAATCTCAAGAATTCGCTGTTCCAGTTGGAGTTGAC CCATCAACCTTTCTAAAGTCATGCAAATGTGAAGATGGGGTCTCAATTGACATGAATCATGGCACCACCACGCTGGCTTTCATGTTCCGCCATGGTGTCATAGTGGCAGTCGACTCTAGGGCCTCAGCTGGAAGTTACATTG cAACAAAGGAGGTGAATAAGGTGATTGAAATCAACCCGTACCTGCTGGGCACCATGTCTGGCAGTGCAGCAGACTGTCAGTACTGGGAAAGACTTCTGGCTAAAGAGTGCAG gctTTACAAGTTACGTAACAAGGAAAGGATTTCAGTGTCGGCAGCTTCCAAGCTGCTGTCCAACATGATGCTTGGTTATAGAGGCATGGGCCTCTCCATGGGGAGCATGATCTGTGGCTGGGACAAGAAG GGTCCAGGTCTGTATTATGTTGATGACGATGGCACACGCCTGTCAGGACGGATGTTTTCCACTGGCTGTGGGAACAGTTATGCATATGGTGTAGTAGACAGTGGCTACCGTGAGGATATGACAGTGGAGGAAGCATATGAGCTTGGCCGCCGTGGGATTGCTCACGCCACACACAGAGACGCTTACTCTGGTGGAGTTGTCAACC TTTATCACATGAGAGAAGACGGCTGGATCAAAGTGTGCAAGGAGGATGTGTCTGAGTTAATTCACCGCTACAGAAAAGGAATGTTCTGA
- the daxx gene encoding death domain-associated protein 6 isoform X2 — protein MMDSIVILDDEETQEPSSSTVLLQNKSVSRSSQVKETKTTHIAQSPFGTAKKSSHVMKLENEKLFEEFVTHCTLHIQDHPEVVTFLQTKYSKASPDFLISVEFRNALGRCLTRAQANTAKIFVYINELCTLLKQHSDKRRAFIQPPNPKQESKDMGEKVNTDGKDSSELCQPEKTGEDKKTKRASRRQIAYLENLLKVYNDEIRRLQEKDLSLEELEKEDSSYIQEHKLKRKMMKIYDKLCELKGCTTLTGRVMEQRITYSGTRYPEINKKIERFINKPEALQNPPDYTDILQVVKHTNERCNLLLSRKQQMQIAQDAFRETGNRLQERRHLDMVYNFGCHLTDFYKPALDPALCDHSLAQKLRSNREVALTNLEEVISKYAYQQDDTQEEERQKRQAKERQKKELGAMNAQENEKNDDDQEENQEENQEENEEEEPEEEEDEDSSEPDIEEEIQASEAQVGPDDDDEDDNEEQLNCEDEQPCNDGSSSSVRLFGQDEDEVESGDESIQPVNEACGDITTEKLLDRKNATESPSSSGSPRESSLAKSLATDSKCSPYNHRPAESESEGCNEIVSTNENSLHTLITVSASCSPVPSSPEIISNTCIGKKRKRESKTKHTTVQNGNIRSNSVSDADVPLDMDVTCSPVRADSTQADTPTRDVVSSSRCTPPPKRNKVNVATQCDPEEVIILSDSD, from the exons ATGATGGACAGCATTGTAATCCTTGATGATGAAGAAACCCAGGAACCATCCTCTTCGACTGTATTACTTCAGAACAAATCTGTGTCCCGCTCATCTCAAGTCAAAGAAACGAAGACCACCCACATCGCCCAGTCGCCTTTCGGCACTGCCAAGAAGTCAAGCCACGTTATGAAATTAGAGAATGAGAAACTCTTTgaggag TTTGTGACACACTGCACATTGCACATCCAGGACCATCCAGAAGTTGTCACTTTTCTGcagacaaaatactcaaagGCCTCTCCTGACTTCTTGATATCTGTGGAATTCCGAAATGCCCTCGGCCGTTGCCTCACACGAGCTCAAGCCAACACTGCCAAAATCTTTGTTTACATCAATGAACTCTGCACACTTCTCAAACAGcattcagacaaaaggagggCCTTCATCCAGCCTCCCAATCCCAAACAGGAGAGCAAAGACATGGGAGAAAAAGTAAACACGGATGGAAAAGACAGCTCAGAATTATGTCAGCCAGAAAAGACAGGAGAggacaagaaaacaaaaagagcTTCGAGGAGACAG ATAGCATATCTGGAGAACCTGCTGAAGGTTTATAATGATGAGATCAGACGACTACAAGAGAAAGATTTGAGTTTGGAAGAGCTAGAGAAGGAGGACTCCAGTTACATCCAAGAGCATAAGCTCAAACGCAAG ATGATGAAGATCTATGATAAACTTTGTGAGTTAAAGGGCTGCACAACACTGACTGGCAGAGTAATGGAGCAGAGGATCACCTACAGTGGCACACGTTACCCAGAGATCAACAAGAAG ATTGAGCGatttataaacaaaccagaggccTTGCAGAATCCTCCGGACTACACTGATATCTTACAAGTAGTGAAGCATACCAATGAGCGCTGTAATCTTTTGCTGAGTCGTAAGCAACAGATGCAGATTGCTCAAGATGCTTTTCGTGAGACAGGGAACCGGCTGCAAGAAAGACGGCACCTTGACATGGTCTACAACTTTGGCTGTCACCTAACGGACTTCTACAAGCCTG CATTAGACCCTGCACTCTGTGACCATTCTTTGGCACAAAAGTTGCGCTCCAACAGAGAAGTAGCTCTCACCAACCTTGAGGAAGTCATCAGCAAGTACGCTTACCAACAGGATGACACACAAGAAGAGGAGAGGCAAAAACGTCAGGctaaagagagacagaagaaagaG CTGGGTGCAATGAATGCacaggagaatgaaaaaaatgatgatgatcAAGAGGAAAATCAAGAGGAAAATCAAGAGGAAAATGAAGAGGAGGAGCcagaagaggaggaagatgaggatTCTTCAGAACCTGATATTGAAGAGGAGATCCAAGCCAGCGAGGCACAAGTGGGGCCAG atgatgatgatgaagacgaCAACGAGGAGCAGCTCAACTGTGAAGATGAACAGCCCTGCAATGACGGGTCTTCATCATCTGTCAGACTGTTTGGCCAGGATGAAGATGAGGTGGAGAGTGGTGATGAGTCAATACAACCAGTCAACGAGGCATGCGGAGATATTACCACAGAAAAATTACTTGACCGCAAAAATGCCACTGAAAGTCCATCATCTTCTGGGAGCCCCAGAGAGTCAAGTTTGGCAAAATCTCTGGCAACTGACAGCAAATGTTCCCCCTACAATCACCGACCAGCTGAGTCTGAAAGCGAAGGTTGCAACGAGATTGTGTCAACCAATGAAAATTCATTGCACACCTTGATTACAGTATCAGCCAGTTGTAGTCCTGTGCCATCTAGCCCTGAGATTATCAGCAACACATGTATCGGCAAGAAGAGAAAACGTGAATCaaagacaaaacacacaacTGTGCAAAATGGCAACATCAGAAGCAACAGTGTGAG TGATGCTGATGTTCCACTGGACATGGATGTAACCTGTAGTCCTGTACGAGCAGACTCCACTCAGGCTGATACACCCACTCGTGACGTGGTCAGCAGCTCTCGCTGCACACCTCCACCTAAAAGAAACAAG GTAAATGTGGCGACACAGTGTGACCCAGAAGAGGTGATCATTCTCTCAGATTCTGACTAA
- the daxx gene encoding death domain-associated protein 6 isoform X1, whose product MPAALQIYQTLPTASVTEMMDSIVILDDEETQEPSSSTVLLQNKSVSRSSQVKETKTTHIAQSPFGTAKKSSHVMKLENEKLFEEFVTHCTLHIQDHPEVVTFLQTKYSKASPDFLISVEFRNALGRCLTRAQANTAKIFVYINELCTLLKQHSDKRRAFIQPPNPKQESKDMGEKVNTDGKDSSELCQPEKTGEDKKTKRASRRQIAYLENLLKVYNDEIRRLQEKDLSLEELEKEDSSYIQEHKLKRKMMKIYDKLCELKGCTTLTGRVMEQRITYSGTRYPEINKKIERFINKPEALQNPPDYTDILQVVKHTNERCNLLLSRKQQMQIAQDAFRETGNRLQERRHLDMVYNFGCHLTDFYKPALDPALCDHSLAQKLRSNREVALTNLEEVISKYAYQQDDTQEEERQKRQAKERQKKELGAMNAQENEKNDDDQEENQEENQEENEEEEPEEEEDEDSSEPDIEEEIQASEAQVGPDDDDEDDNEEQLNCEDEQPCNDGSSSSVRLFGQDEDEVESGDESIQPVNEACGDITTEKLLDRKNATESPSSSGSPRESSLAKSLATDSKCSPYNHRPAESESEGCNEIVSTNENSLHTLITVSASCSPVPSSPEIISNTCIGKKRKRESKTKHTTVQNGNIRSNSVSDADVPLDMDVTCSPVRADSTQADTPTRDVVSSSRCTPPPKRNKVNVATQCDPEEVIILSDSD is encoded by the exons ATGCCA GCTGCCCTGCAGATTTACCAGACTTTACCAACAGCAAGTGTCACAGAGATGATGGACAGCATTGTAATCCTTGATGATGAAGAAACCCAGGAACCATCCTCTTCGACTGTATTACTTCAGAACAAATCTGTGTCCCGCTCATCTCAAGTCAAAGAAACGAAGACCACCCACATCGCCCAGTCGCCTTTCGGCACTGCCAAGAAGTCAAGCCACGTTATGAAATTAGAGAATGAGAAACTCTTTgaggag TTTGTGACACACTGCACATTGCACATCCAGGACCATCCAGAAGTTGTCACTTTTCTGcagacaaaatactcaaagGCCTCTCCTGACTTCTTGATATCTGTGGAATTCCGAAATGCCCTCGGCCGTTGCCTCACACGAGCTCAAGCCAACACTGCCAAAATCTTTGTTTACATCAATGAACTCTGCACACTTCTCAAACAGcattcagacaaaaggagggCCTTCATCCAGCCTCCCAATCCCAAACAGGAGAGCAAAGACATGGGAGAAAAAGTAAACACGGATGGAAAAGACAGCTCAGAATTATGTCAGCCAGAAAAGACAGGAGAggacaagaaaacaaaaagagcTTCGAGGAGACAG ATAGCATATCTGGAGAACCTGCTGAAGGTTTATAATGATGAGATCAGACGACTACAAGAGAAAGATTTGAGTTTGGAAGAGCTAGAGAAGGAGGACTCCAGTTACATCCAAGAGCATAAGCTCAAACGCAAG ATGATGAAGATCTATGATAAACTTTGTGAGTTAAAGGGCTGCACAACACTGACTGGCAGAGTAATGGAGCAGAGGATCACCTACAGTGGCACACGTTACCCAGAGATCAACAAGAAG ATTGAGCGatttataaacaaaccagaggccTTGCAGAATCCTCCGGACTACACTGATATCTTACAAGTAGTGAAGCATACCAATGAGCGCTGTAATCTTTTGCTGAGTCGTAAGCAACAGATGCAGATTGCTCAAGATGCTTTTCGTGAGACAGGGAACCGGCTGCAAGAAAGACGGCACCTTGACATGGTCTACAACTTTGGCTGTCACCTAACGGACTTCTACAAGCCTG CATTAGACCCTGCACTCTGTGACCATTCTTTGGCACAAAAGTTGCGCTCCAACAGAGAAGTAGCTCTCACCAACCTTGAGGAAGTCATCAGCAAGTACGCTTACCAACAGGATGACACACAAGAAGAGGAGAGGCAAAAACGTCAGGctaaagagagacagaagaaagaG CTGGGTGCAATGAATGCacaggagaatgaaaaaaatgatgatgatcAAGAGGAAAATCAAGAGGAAAATCAAGAGGAAAATGAAGAGGAGGAGCcagaagaggaggaagatgaggatTCTTCAGAACCTGATATTGAAGAGGAGATCCAAGCCAGCGAGGCACAAGTGGGGCCAG atgatgatgatgaagacgaCAACGAGGAGCAGCTCAACTGTGAAGATGAACAGCCCTGCAATGACGGGTCTTCATCATCTGTCAGACTGTTTGGCCAGGATGAAGATGAGGTGGAGAGTGGTGATGAGTCAATACAACCAGTCAACGAGGCATGCGGAGATATTACCACAGAAAAATTACTTGACCGCAAAAATGCCACTGAAAGTCCATCATCTTCTGGGAGCCCCAGAGAGTCAAGTTTGGCAAAATCTCTGGCAACTGACAGCAAATGTTCCCCCTACAATCACCGACCAGCTGAGTCTGAAAGCGAAGGTTGCAACGAGATTGTGTCAACCAATGAAAATTCATTGCACACCTTGATTACAGTATCAGCCAGTTGTAGTCCTGTGCCATCTAGCCCTGAGATTATCAGCAACACATGTATCGGCAAGAAGAGAAAACGTGAATCaaagacaaaacacacaacTGTGCAAAATGGCAACATCAGAAGCAACAGTGTGAG TGATGCTGATGTTCCACTGGACATGGATGTAACCTGTAGTCCTGTACGAGCAGACTCCACTCAGGCTGATACACCCACTCGTGACGTGGTCAGCAGCTCTCGCTGCACACCTCCACCTAAAAGAAACAAG GTAAATGTGGCGACACAGTGTGACCCAGAAGAGGTGATCATTCTCTCAGATTCTGACTAA